GCTTCTGCCTATAGCTTGAGCAATGATTAATGCGTATTTTGCTGGTTGAAGATGAGCCCGACCTAGGACGAGCGATTAAGCGCACGCTGACCCAAGAAGCCTACGTGGTGGACTGGGTGCAGTCTGGGGATGAAGCGCTGACCTATCTGGAGAGCAGTACTGTCACTTACGTGTTGGGAGTACTTGACTGGATGCTGCCGGGGCTAAATGGTCTGGAGATTTGTCGCTGGCTACGGGCGCAGCAGAATGCTCTCCCGATTCTCATGCTGACCGCAAACGATCGCATCGAAGACCGCATTGCAGGGCTCGATGCCGGGGCCGACGACTATCTGGTCAAACCCTTTAGCATGGATGAACTGCTGGCCCGGTTGCGGGCTTTGAGACGTCGCCCCGCTGACTTTAAACCGGCTCAAATTCAAGTTGGGCCACTGACGCTGGATTGCGATCGCAGAATTGCTCTTCTTTATAGTGGCACCGCTGCTGAGCAGACGATGTCACTGACCCAAAAAGAGTTTCAGCTTCTGCAATATTTGATGGAGCACCCCGATCAGATTCTTACCCAAGAGCAGGTGCTCAACCAGCTTTGGGAATTTGGCGCTGACCCCATCAGCAACGTCGTAGCAGCCCAGGTGCGGCTACTGCGCCGCAAATTGGGGCAGTATAACTGTGACCACATGATTGAAACCGTCTATGGCATGGGATACCGGTTCAAAACTGAATAGACTATTTCGCCGCAGCCGCTGGCAACTCACCGGTTGGTATACCGGTGTGATGGCCGTCGTCTTGGCCATTAGTGCCCTGGGCATGTATGAGGCCATTGCCCATGCCCATCGGGTAGCAGCCGATCGAGAGCTAAAGTCGGTCGCCGAAGCCGTTCACGATAACTTAGAGAAATCTCTCACGGCCAATAGTCAGATTGAGAGCGGTTCTTCTGACCTGCTTCCAAACCTTTGCCTAACGGGGGATCCCTGCCTGGCCCCCTTTGAGCACAGCCAAAACCACTATCATCCCGATGACCTATACTCCGGCAATTACTATATCCGGGTGCTAGGCACCAACGGGCAATTAGTAGCCAGCGCTGGTGATTACCCCCAAGGGCTATCCAGCCCCGATACTGCCGCTCTCTGGAAAACGTTGCATGATTCATCCGGTCGGCCCTACCGCCAAGTGGTTCTGCCTCTGTATGCTCTAGATGATCAGCAGTTAGTGGGTCGGGTCGTGGTAGGTCGTTCGCTTAACGACTTTGCAGCCTACTTAGCTACTGTTCGCTGGAATATGGCCTTAGGTTTACCCTTGGCGCTGGCCTTGATTGCAGCGGCGGGATGGTGGCTGGCGGGAGTGGCGCTAGAGCCGGTGCAAATGTCATACCGCAACATCCAGCAGTTCACAGCAGACGCCGCCCACGAACTGAGAACCCCCCTGGCTGCCATTCAGGCTACTACCGAGTCGGTGATTCGACTGCCAGATATCTCAGATGCCGAGGCGCGAGATACGCTTCAGGTAATTGCCCGCCAAAACCATCGCTTAACCCGTTTAGTCAGCGATCTGCTGCTGCTATCCCGGCTCGATATTCAAACCACAGCCCCTGGCTTTTCCTGCTGCCTACAAAACATCCTGAACGATATTGAGGAGGAGATGGCAGCGTTGTCTATGGCCAAGAACATTAACCTAGTGCTCGATCAGCCTGCCACCCCGCCCCTGATGGTGATTGGTCACGAGGAGCAGCTCTACCGCCTGGTTCTGAATGTGGTCAGCAATGCCCTGCAGCATACTCCTACCAACGGCAAAGTCACCACTTACCTTAGAGCCGTGGATAAGCACGCCCTAATTACGGTAGAAGATACCGGGGTGGGTATTCACCCCAACGATCAGCCTCGAATTTTTGATCGCTTTTATCGCATTGAAAAGGATCGATCGCGCCAGAGCGGTGGGGCGGGGCTAGGTCTGTCGATCGCACTGGCGATCGCTCAGGCCCACGGCGGCAGCATCCACGTTAAGAGTACCGTCTCTAAGGGTAGTACCTTTACCATTAAGCTCCCCCTCGCCAGTGCGGGGATGCCCCTAGATCAGCTTCGCCCATCGCAGCAACACCGCGTTAATCGCCATAACCACGGTCGAAAGGCTCATCAGTAAGGCACCCACCGCTGGGGACAGCAAACTTCCCAAAGTTGGTAGCACCCTCACCGTTAGGGAAATTTTGCCCCCATTTTGTGATTGAAAGACGGCAGTGACTGACATTCCCAATGCTCAAGAGGGCGATCGCATATGAGTTTGGTGCTACTTGGTAAACGTGAACCGTCCGTTCACTTTTTCACCACCGATATCCGACAAAATAGCTACGTTATAGTCTCCTGCGGCTGTAACAGGCAACATAGCCGTGTAGTGTGCGCCCTCGACATCATAGCTCAACTCGACAGACTCTTGAGTGCCGTCAGGAGCCTGAATTTGCGCCATTACCTTAGCATCGGTGATCGGCTCATGGGTATCGCCCTTTTGTAAGAAGAAATCTAGGTGAACTCCGGTCGCTTCATTGGCAGTGAGCAGTTCTAGATGGTATGGGCCAGATTCAATCACCTGTCCCC
The genomic region above belongs to Leptolyngbya sp. CCY15150 and contains:
- the rppA gene encoding two-component system response regulator RppA, whose product is MRILLVEDEPDLGRAIKRTLTQEAYVVDWVQSGDEALTYLESSTVTYVLGVLDWMLPGLNGLEICRWLRAQQNALPILMLTANDRIEDRIAGLDAGADDYLVKPFSMDELLARLRALRRRPADFKPAQIQVGPLTLDCDRRIALLYSGTAAEQTMSLTQKEFQLLQYLMEHPDQILTQEQVLNQLWEFGADPISNVVAAQVRLLRRKLGQYNCDHMIETVYGMGYRFKTE